A single genomic interval of Hydrogenispora ethanolica harbors:
- the lpxD gene encoding UDP-3-O-(3-hydroxymyristoyl)glucosamine N-acyltransferase translates to MATLAELAALVGGAVLGDGGTAIEGAAGLDGLRPGVITLGATDQAIAAALQGPAAAVIVPERVTELAKPGIRAVNPRLAFAQILTYFAPQVTCVPGVHPTAVIGKNFRDGGCQVGPLVYIGNEVSIGRGTILHPGAVIGDRVTIGANSIIHSNVVIRAECRIGDRVEIHDGTVIGADGFGYVTVEGRHYKVPQLGIVVIEDEVEIGANSAIDRATTHVTLVKRGTKIDNQVMIGHNSSIGEHNMICGQAAMAGSSIVGDRVTLAARAGLTGHQEIGHDSVIAACAKVIGNLPPGSFVSGDPARPHQKTMRIQASLSRLPDLVKEVRELRKLVQELREEQGKRD, encoded by the coding sequence ATGGCCACACTGGCGGAGTTGGCGGCCTTGGTTGGCGGAGCGGTATTGGGGGATGGCGGAACGGCGATCGAGGGCGCGGCCGGTCTCGACGGCCTCCGGCCCGGCGTGATCACCCTCGGCGCCACCGATCAGGCGATCGCCGCCGCGTTGCAGGGGCCGGCGGCGGCGGTCATTGTTCCGGAGCGTGTCACCGAGCTGGCCAAGCCCGGAATCAGGGCCGTCAACCCCCGCCTGGCCTTCGCCCAGATCCTGACCTATTTCGCGCCGCAAGTTACTTGCGTCCCGGGCGTCCATCCGACCGCGGTCATCGGAAAGAACTTCCGCGACGGCGGTTGTCAGGTGGGCCCGTTGGTCTATATCGGGAACGAGGTGAGCATCGGCCGGGGAACGATCCTGCATCCCGGCGCGGTCATCGGCGACCGGGTCACCATCGGCGCGAACTCCATCATCCATTCCAACGTCGTCATCCGCGCGGAATGCCGCATCGGCGACCGGGTCGAGATCCACGACGGAACGGTGATCGGAGCGGACGGTTTCGGGTATGTGACGGTCGAGGGCCGGCACTATAAAGTCCCGCAGCTCGGCATCGTGGTGATTGAGGATGAGGTGGAGATCGGGGCCAATAGCGCCATCGACCGGGCCACGACCCATGTGACCCTGGTCAAGCGGGGCACCAAAATTGACAATCAGGTGATGATCGGCCATAACAGTTCCATCGGCGAGCACAATATGATCTGCGGCCAGGCGGCCATGGCCGGCAGCTCCATCGTGGGCGACCGGGTGACGCTGGCGGCGCGGGCCGGCTTGACCGGTCATCAGGAGATCGGGCACGACTCGGTCATCGCGGCCTGCGCCAAAGTCATCGGAAATCTGCCGCCGGGTTCCTTCGTCTCCGGCGATCCGGCCCGGCCGCATCAGAAGACCATGCGGATCCAGGCGTCCTTGAGCCGCCTGCCGGACCTGGTCAAAGAGGTCCGGGAACTCCGCAAGCTGGTTCAGGAGTTGCGGGAGGAGCAGGGAAAGCGGGATTAG
- a CDS encoding dienelactone hydrolase family protein, with product MGEPSRRLIILLHEIYGVNRHMEWRAERLRREGYEVLCPNLLGREPFEYEAAAEAYAYFLNEVGFEKAYQEARRIILDQLPRYDALYLMGFSAGATVAWRCSELGVRGAVGYYGSRIRDFAAVRPECPVLLFFPETEPGFTVAELVETLNHRPKVECHVFAGAHGFADPFSARYHQASAARAEGLLQRFLGEIG from the coding sequence ATGGGTGAACCGTCGCGACGATTAATCATTTTGCTGCATGAGATTTACGGCGTCAACCGCCACATGGAATGGCGGGCCGAAAGGCTGCGGCGGGAAGGATACGAAGTGCTCTGCCCCAACCTGCTCGGCCGGGAGCCCTTTGAATATGAGGCGGCGGCCGAGGCTTACGCCTATTTCCTGAACGAGGTGGGCTTTGAGAAAGCTTATCAGGAGGCGCGCCGGATCATCCTCGACCAATTGCCCCGGTACGATGCGCTGTACCTGATGGGATTCAGCGCCGGAGCGACGGTGGCCTGGCGCTGCAGCGAGCTTGGCGTGCGGGGCGCGGTGGGGTATTACGGTTCGCGGATCCGCGACTTTGCGGCAGTCCGGCCGGAGTGCCCGGTTTTGCTCTTTTTCCCCGAGACCGAGCCGGGTTTTACAGTGGCGGAACTGGTGGAGACCCTGAATCACCGGCCGAAGGTGGAGTGTCATGTCTTCGCGGGAGCGCACGGCTTTGCCGACCCGTTCTCGGCCCGGTACCATCAAGCGTCAGCCGCTCGCGCGGAAGGGCTGCTCCAACGTTTCCTGGGGGAGATTGGCTAA
- the deoC gene encoding deoxyribose-phosphate aldolase → MSQISAQQLAAMIDHTILKPEAERVQIINLCEEARQHHFCSVCVNPVWVADAAELLQDTSVKVCTVIGFPLGANTPKVKAFEAAAAVAEGATEVDMVINVGALKSGLLGLVRDEIKAVVDAAAGRALVKVILETALLTETEKITACHLTVEAGAQFVKTSTGFGPGGATVADIALMRRAVGPDFGVKASGGVRDLPTALAMIEAGASRIGTSSGIKLIAGLNPS, encoded by the coding sequence ATGAGCCAAATTTCAGCCCAACAACTGGCGGCCATGATTGACCATACCATTCTGAAACCCGAGGCCGAGCGGGTTCAGATCATCAATCTCTGTGAAGAAGCCCGCCAGCACCATTTCTGCTCGGTCTGCGTCAACCCGGTCTGGGTCGCCGATGCCGCCGAACTGCTGCAGGATACCTCCGTCAAGGTCTGTACCGTCATCGGCTTCCCGCTGGGCGCCAACACCCCCAAAGTGAAGGCGTTCGAGGCCGCCGCCGCGGTCGCCGAAGGCGCCACCGAAGTCGACATGGTGATCAACGTCGGTGCGCTCAAATCCGGCCTGCTGGGACTGGTCCGGGATGAGATCAAGGCGGTGGTGGATGCCGCGGCCGGACGGGCGCTGGTCAAAGTGATCCTGGAGACCGCGTTGCTCACCGAGACCGAAAAGATCACCGCCTGCCATCTGACTGTGGAAGCGGGCGCTCAATTCGTCAAGACCTCCACCGGTTTCGGTCCCGGCGGCGCCACCGTGGCCGACATCGCCCTGATGCGGCGGGCCGTCGGACCGGATTTCGGCGTGAAAGCCTCGGGCGGGGTCCGCGATCTCCCCACCGCCCTGGCGATGATCGAAGCCGGCGCCAGCCGCATCGGCACCAGCTCGGGAATTAAGCTTATCGCGGGCTTGAATCCCTCGTAA